The following coding sequences are from one Sandaracinaceae bacterium window:
- a CDS encoding haloacid dehalogenase-like hydrolase, translated as MTDAITIDPSRSTRPAALFRLEGPLSPRPTLTAAAWMAMNARRVRARVLGLSSLALAAPLALRDPGRATKMAWSMLEGMTEDRLIVLGEIYADEHIRPALSSVGVELVERCRDQGQRLVLLSDNLDVIAKPVAAHLGFDAVIANTMELDSHGRATGELRPPVLGPALGGRPLHARLAELGVDLRAACAYGSGHHDSVLLGAVALPCAVTPDRELRRMARDLDWPVVEGSH; from the coding sequence ATGACCGACGCGATCACGATCGACCCGAGCCGCTCGACGCGCCCCGCCGCGTTGTTCCGCCTCGAGGGGCCGCTGAGCCCCCGGCCCACCCTCACCGCCGCCGCCTGGATGGCGATGAACGCGCGCCGCGTGCGGGCTCGCGTGCTGGGGCTCTCGAGCCTCGCCCTCGCCGCGCCGCTCGCGCTGCGTGATCCCGGCCGGGCGACGAAGATGGCCTGGTCGATGCTCGAGGGCATGACCGAGGACCGCTTGATCGTGCTCGGGGAGATCTACGCCGACGAGCACATTCGCCCCGCCCTCTCTTCCGTCGGAGTGGAGCTGGTCGAGCGCTGTCGGGATCAGGGCCAGCGCCTCGTGTTGCTCAGCGACAACCTCGACGTGATCGCGAAGCCCGTCGCGGCGCACCTGGGCTTCGACGCGGTCATCGCCAACACGATGGAGCTCGACAGCCACGGCCGGGCCACGGGGGAGCTCCGCCCGCCCGTGCTCGGCCCCGCGCTCGGCGGCCGACCGCTCCACGCGCGCCTGGCCGAGCTGGGCGTCGACCTCCGCGCCGCGTGCGCGTACGGGAGCGGGCACCACGACTCGGTGCTCCTGGGCGCCGTCGCCCTCCCCTGCGCCGTCACCCCCGATCGTGAGCTGCGCCGCATGGCGCGCGACCTGGACTGGCCGGTCGTCGAAGGGAGTCACTGA
- a CDS encoding SDR family oxidoreductase: MRISETLKGRHLLVTGFTGFLGKVWVTFLLDHLPEIGKLTLLVRGRRTEDAAARVRRIFERSPALRPLREKHGRALLALVREKIEVIEGDASDPLMGIPPHVLAQLAPRLDAVVHCAGLTDFAPDPRMAVDVNVRGAMHAADVAARIPSKRLLHISTCFVAGEVDGPIPESVTPGLSPNGTRFDVDAELLAIDSACDAVDEREGGRKRPAARKGRVEVGTRRAKSLGWPNLYTYSKGLAEHALARRDDVALTLVRPSIVECARSYPFEGWNEGLNTSGPIVWMCSGFAWKVPMRAESCFDVVPVDTVARGMTIALADALEDEAEAVYQLASGDANRFTFDRALDLTALKVRKGYVPSGVSPLERALLTHMDSTTLEHGADRSVLVPAAQKATRWLRDTFRKFDAKKLPASIDDELRETWQARVHDASLKLNKTSMLLRSIEQMWHVYQPFIHDFDYRFDTSHVRARTARLDEDERRAFGWDLETLDWRHYWMDIEIPGLDKWSLPLLRGKDVPDDEGFDLGGDPPSAAAALPVSAPSIPAELGGAE, translated from the coding sequence GTGCGAATCTCCGAGACGCTGAAGGGCCGCCACCTGCTGGTCACCGGGTTCACCGGTTTCCTCGGCAAGGTGTGGGTCACGTTCCTGCTCGACCACCTTCCCGAGATCGGCAAGCTCACGCTGCTGGTCCGGGGCCGACGCACCGAGGACGCGGCCGCGCGCGTCCGCCGCATCTTCGAGCGATCGCCCGCGCTGCGGCCGCTGCGCGAGAAGCACGGCCGGGCGCTGCTCGCCCTCGTGCGCGAGAAGATCGAGGTCATCGAAGGGGACGCCTCCGATCCCCTGATGGGCATCCCGCCGCACGTGCTCGCGCAGCTCGCGCCGCGCCTCGACGCGGTGGTGCACTGCGCGGGGCTGACGGACTTCGCGCCCGACCCGCGCATGGCCGTCGACGTGAACGTGCGCGGCGCCATGCACGCGGCCGACGTCGCGGCGCGCATCCCGAGCAAGCGCCTCCTGCACATCAGCACGTGCTTCGTGGCCGGCGAGGTCGACGGGCCGATCCCCGAGTCGGTCACCCCGGGCCTGTCGCCGAACGGCACCCGCTTCGACGTGGACGCGGAGCTGCTCGCGATCGACAGCGCGTGCGACGCGGTCGACGAGCGTGAAGGCGGCCGCAAGCGCCCCGCCGCGCGCAAGGGCCGGGTCGAGGTGGGCACCCGCCGCGCCAAGTCGCTCGGCTGGCCCAACCTCTACACCTACTCGAAGGGCCTCGCCGAGCACGCCCTGGCGCGGCGCGACGACGTGGCGCTGACGCTGGTGCGCCCGAGCATCGTCGAGTGCGCGCGCAGCTACCCCTTCGAGGGCTGGAACGAGGGGCTCAACACGAGCGGCCCCATCGTCTGGATGTGCAGCGGCTTCGCGTGGAAGGTGCCGATGCGCGCCGAGAGCTGCTTCGACGTGGTGCCGGTCGACACGGTCGCGCGCGGCATGACCATCGCGCTGGCGGACGCGCTCGAGGACGAGGCCGAGGCCGTCTATCAGCTCGCGAGCGGCGACGCGAACCGCTTCACCTTCGACCGCGCGCTGGATCTGACGGCGCTCAAGGTCCGCAAGGGCTACGTGCCGAGCGGGGTCTCGCCGCTCGAGCGCGCGCTCTTGACCCACATGGACTCCACCACGCTCGAGCACGGCGCCGACCGGAGCGTGCTGGTGCCCGCGGCGCAGAAGGCGACGCGGTGGCTGCGCGACACCTTCCGCAAGTTCGACGCGAAGAAGCTGCCCGCGTCGATCGACGACGAGCTGCGGGAGACCTGGCAAGCCCGCGTGCACGACGCGAGCCTCAAGCTCAACAAGACCTCGATGCTGCTCCGGAGCATCGAGCAGATGTGGCACGTCTACCAGCCGTTCATCCACGACTTCGACTACCGCTTCGACACGAGCCACGTGCGCGCCCGGACGGCGAGGCTCGACGAGGACGAGCGGCGCGCCTTCGGCTGGGACCTCGAGACGCTCGACTGGCGGCACTACTGGATGGACATCGAGATCCCCGGCCTCGACAAGTGGTCTCTCCCGCTGTTGCGCGGCAAGGACGTGCCGGACGACGAGGGCTTCGATCTCGGCGGCGATCCGCCCTCGGCGGCGGCGGCCCTCCCGGTGTCGGCCCCTTCCATCCCGGCCGAGCTAGGAGGCGCGGAGTGA
- a CDS encoding SDR family oxidoreductase gives MSGIFITGGTGYLGSYVLDELRRHPDAGRLFLLTRAKDAEEGTAKLWKALQLHLTAEQFYAFLDRVVFVPGDLSEPGLGISGEARARLAEECDSVLHIAASLNRKSAKACFNANLRGSLSVVQLTRELAEKRGGLRRFSFVSTTAVAGKREHQVVKEDEAIDWALSDYDPYARTKKFAEHMMRELLPDVPKTILRPPTVMGDSRFPQTSQFEMVRILNWMLDAPVVPCHPDTRLDFVPADFVGPSIAKLHLKDDVAHDCYQLSAGTSAPTVREVKRAFDEAGIRTPKLAPKLYGAFDSLSNGLANGPRGAVSLYASLIKVFLPYFTNDVVFDNTRVVTELGEAPPRFTDYCVDLYRWSKSVGYEYPYAPLPARPSKLPEAAE, from the coding sequence GTGAGCGGCATCTTCATCACGGGCGGCACCGGCTACCTCGGCTCCTACGTGCTCGACGAGCTGCGCCGCCACCCCGACGCGGGCCGGCTCTTCCTGCTCACTCGCGCGAAGGACGCGGAGGAGGGCACGGCCAAGCTCTGGAAGGCGCTGCAGCTGCACCTGACGGCCGAGCAGTTCTACGCCTTCCTCGATCGCGTCGTCTTCGTGCCGGGCGATCTCTCGGAGCCCGGGCTCGGCATCTCGGGCGAGGCGCGCGCCAGGCTGGCCGAGGAGTGCGACAGCGTCCTCCACATCGCGGCGAGCCTGAACCGCAAGAGCGCCAAGGCGTGCTTCAACGCGAACCTGCGCGGCAGCCTGAGCGTCGTACAGCTCACCCGCGAGCTGGCCGAGAAGCGCGGCGGGCTGCGCCGGTTCTCCTTCGTCTCCACCACCGCCGTCGCCGGCAAGCGCGAGCATCAGGTGGTGAAGGAGGACGAGGCGATCGACTGGGCGCTGAGCGACTACGACCCCTACGCGCGCACGAAGAAGTTCGCCGAGCACATGATGCGGGAGCTGCTCCCCGACGTGCCCAAGACGATCCTCCGGCCGCCCACCGTGATGGGCGACAGCCGCTTCCCGCAGACGAGCCAGTTCGAGATGGTGCGCATCCTGAACTGGATGCTCGACGCCCCCGTCGTGCCCTGCCACCCGGACACGCGCCTCGACTTCGTGCCCGCGGACTTCGTCGGCCCGTCGATCGCCAAGCTGCACCTGAAGGACGACGTCGCGCACGACTGCTACCAGCTGAGCGCGGGCACGAGCGCGCCCACGGTGCGGGAGGTCAAGCGCGCCTTCGACGAGGCCGGCATCCGCACGCCGAAGCTGGCCCCGAAGCTCTACGGCGCCTTCGACTCGCTGAGCAACGGGCTCGCGAACGGGCCGCGCGGCGCGGTCAGCCTCTACGCCTCGCTCATCAAGGTCTTCTTGCCCTACTTCACCAACGACGTCGTCTTCGACAACACCCGCGTGGTGACGGAGCTCGGCGAGGCGCCCCCGCGCTTCACCGACTACTGCGTCGACCTCTACCGCTGGTCGAAGTCGGTCGGCTACGAGTACCCCTACGCGCCGCTGCCCGCGCGGCCGTCCAAGCTCCCGGAGGCCGCGGAATGA
- a CDS encoding acyl carrier protein produces MSAQSQVLNELLTLAAERFRKERSELDEAADMFDALDIDSMQALSLLSALEEKFGVEIPDYEVQDVRTFAELADVVASRI; encoded by the coding sequence ATGAGCGCCCAGAGCCAAGTGCTGAACGAGCTGCTGACCCTCGCCGCGGAGCGCTTCCGCAAGGAGCGCAGCGAGCTGGACGAGGCGGCCGACATGTTCGACGCCCTCGACATCGACTCCATGCAGGCGCTCAGCCTCCTGAGCGCGCTCGAGGAGAAGTTCGGCGTCGAGATCCCCGACTACGAGGTGCAGGACGTGCGCACCTTCGCCGAGCTCGCCGACGTCGTCGCGAGCCGCATCTGA
- a CDS encoding diacylglycerol kinase family lipid kinase, giving the protein MSWLALINPAAGGGRCGKRAPAAIARLRAAGMEIEVQHTSRAGEATELSRAAWARGQRRFLAVGGDGTSFEIVNGVFPHALSGDERPTIGMLPLGTGNSFLRDFGITKAEHALRALERGDTQRCDVVKATHADGELYFINLLSVGFSAEAGGLTNRRFKPLGAAGYIAAVLITAARLKHPRFSLRVDGGAEDTRPCVLLSFSNSRFTGGTMMMAPEADATDGAFDVIRIGEMGRLSFVRSFPSIFRGAHVQRPEVEQGRAKVVELSLDEAVDAMVDGEVMKLKLERLEILPGALEVVA; this is encoded by the coding sequence GTGAGCTGGCTCGCGCTCATCAACCCGGCCGCCGGCGGCGGGCGCTGCGGCAAGCGCGCCCCGGCCGCGATCGCGCGTCTGCGCGCGGCGGGCATGGAGATCGAGGTCCAGCACACCTCGCGCGCGGGCGAGGCCACGGAGCTGTCCCGCGCGGCCTGGGCGCGCGGGCAACGGAGGTTCCTCGCCGTGGGCGGCGACGGGACGAGCTTCGAGATCGTCAACGGCGTCTTCCCGCACGCCCTCTCGGGCGACGAGCGCCCCACGATCGGCATGCTGCCGCTCGGCACGGGCAACTCGTTCCTGCGCGACTTCGGCATCACGAAGGCGGAGCACGCGCTCCGCGCGCTCGAGCGGGGCGACACGCAGCGCTGCGACGTCGTCAAGGCCACCCACGCGGACGGCGAGCTCTACTTCATCAACCTGCTCAGCGTCGGCTTCAGCGCCGAGGCGGGCGGGCTGACGAACCGGCGCTTCAAGCCGCTCGGCGCCGCGGGCTACATCGCGGCCGTCTTGATCACCGCCGCCCGCCTCAAGCACCCGCGCTTCTCGCTGCGGGTCGACGGCGGCGCCGAGGACACGCGCCCCTGCGTGCTCCTCTCGTTCTCGAACAGCCGCTTCACCGGCGGCACCATGATGATGGCCCCCGAGGCCGACGCGACCGATGGCGCCTTCGACGTCATCCGCATCGGCGAGATGGGGCGCCTGTCCTTCGTGAGGAGCTTCCCGAGCATCTTCCGCGGCGCGCACGTGCAGCGCCCGGAGGTGGAGCAGGGCCGCGCGAAGGTGGTCGAGCTGTCGCTCGACGAGGCCGTGGACGCGATGGTCGACGGCGAGGTGATGAAGCTGAAGCTCGAGCGCCTGGAGATCCTGCCCGGCGCTCTGGAGGTGGTCGCATGA
- a CDS encoding AMP-binding protein: protein MATPHPEMIDPTRYGSLGELLADALVTFKTETALIEVDRKKESHRLTYLDTKREVDRVTRFLAASGVGAGDRVAIVMSNQSRWLIAACAVFARGGVLVPLDYKLSAAEQEALMAHCRPAALITEHGMARRFGALEVRAALVTEAKGEYAFGHTDWDTLAAEGETPAQVPRKRTDTATIVYSSGTGGRPKGCMLSHDAYLEQLKALMALFPMRVGHRTFSILPTNHAIDFMVGFVGPFSCGAAVVHQRSLRPEFLQSTMQSYGITHMALVPLVLAAFETSIEEKLLGQPSWARRMVSVVGGLNEMLTTKKPNPALSRALLSPIHEAFGGELEVLFCGGAFVDRARAELFYRLGLPVVIGYGLTECCTVATVNDLSPFRADSVGRPVEGVQVRVHRPGADGVGEVWIRGRTLMQGYLDDDALTAETITEDGWLRTGDLGWMDAAHHLHLVGRSKNMIVTEGGKNVYPEDVEGAFEALPVEELAVFASGFLWPEQARLGDERLVAVIRRKKGNGVEAVSADEVRAQLVAKNRRLPEHKRVRGVLFVDEAFPRTASMKVKRQRLAEALRDHAATEERLA, encoded by the coding sequence ATGGCCACGCCGCACCCCGAGATGATCGACCCCACGCGCTACGGCTCGCTCGGCGAGCTGCTGGCGGACGCGCTCGTCACCTTCAAGACGGAGACAGCGCTCATCGAGGTCGACCGCAAGAAGGAGTCGCACCGGCTCACCTACCTCGACACCAAGCGCGAGGTGGACCGGGTCACGCGCTTCCTCGCGGCGAGCGGCGTCGGGGCCGGCGACCGCGTGGCCATCGTGATGAGCAACCAGAGCCGCTGGCTCATCGCCGCCTGCGCCGTCTTCGCGCGCGGCGGCGTGCTCGTCCCGCTCGACTACAAGCTGTCGGCCGCCGAGCAAGAGGCGCTCATGGCGCACTGCCGGCCCGCGGCGCTGATCACCGAGCACGGCATGGCGCGGCGCTTCGGCGCGCTCGAGGTGCGGGCCGCGCTCGTGACCGAGGCGAAGGGCGAGTACGCGTTCGGGCACACCGACTGGGACACGCTGGCGGCCGAGGGAGAGACGCCCGCGCAGGTGCCGCGCAAGCGCACCGACACGGCGACCATCGTCTACTCGTCCGGCACGGGCGGCCGCCCCAAGGGCTGCATGCTCAGCCACGACGCCTACCTCGAGCAGCTGAAGGCGCTGATGGCGCTCTTCCCCATGCGGGTCGGTCACCGGACGTTCTCGATCCTCCCGACCAACCACGCGATCGACTTCATGGTCGGCTTCGTCGGGCCCTTCAGCTGCGGCGCCGCGGTCGTGCACCAGCGCTCGCTCCGCCCCGAGTTCCTGCAGTCGACCATGCAGAGCTACGGCATCACGCACATGGCGCTCGTCCCGCTCGTGCTCGCCGCGTTCGAGACCAGCATCGAGGAGAAGCTGCTCGGCCAGCCCTCGTGGGCGCGCCGCATGGTCAGCGTGGTGGGCGGTCTCAACGAGATGCTCACCACCAAGAAGCCGAACCCGGCGCTGAGCCGCGCGCTCCTGTCGCCCATTCACGAGGCCTTCGGCGGCGAGCTCGAGGTGCTCTTCTGTGGCGGCGCGTTCGTCGACCGCGCCCGCGCCGAGCTCTTCTATCGCCTCGGCCTGCCCGTGGTCATCGGCTACGGCCTGACCGAGTGCTGCACCGTCGCGACGGTCAACGATCTGTCGCCGTTCCGCGCCGACTCGGTGGGCCGGCCCGTCGAGGGCGTGCAGGTCCGCGTGCATCGACCCGGCGCCGACGGCGTGGGGGAGGTCTGGATCCGCGGCCGCACGCTCATGCAGGGCTACCTCGACGACGACGCGCTCACGGCGGAGACGATCACCGAGGACGGCTGGCTGCGGACGGGCGACCTCGGCTGGATGGACGCCGCGCACCACCTGCACCTCGTGGGGCGGAGCAAGAACATGATCGTCACCGAGGGAGGCAAGAACGTCTACCCGGAGGACGTCGAGGGCGCGTTCGAGGCGCTGCCGGTCGAGGAGCTGGCCGTCTTCGCGTCGGGCTTCCTCTGGCCGGAGCAGGCGCGGCTGGGCGACGAGCGGCTCGTCGCCGTCATCCGCCGCAAGAAGGGCAACGGCGTCGAGGCCGTGAGCGCGGACGAGGTCCGGGCGCAGCTGGTGGCCAAGAACCGCCGCCTGCCCGAGCACAAGCGCGTCCGCGGTGTGCTCTTCGTCGACGAGGCGTTCCCGCGCACCGCCTCGATGAAGGTCAAGCGTCAGCGCCTCGCCGAGGCGCTCCGTGATCACGCCGCGACCGAGGAGCGGCTCGCGTGA
- a CDS encoding RNA-binding protein, translating into MSNKLFVGSLSWNTDDHGLAAAFERFGEITDAKVITDRDSGRSRGFGFVTFADSSAAQNAVQEMNGVELDGRSINVDIAQERGGGGGGGGRRGGGGGGGGRW; encoded by the coding sequence ATGTCCAACAAGCTTTTCGTCGGTAGCCTGAGCTGGAACACGGACGACCACGGCCTCGCGGCCGCGTTCGAGCGTTTCGGTGAGATCACGGACGCCAAGGTCATCACGGACCGCGACTCCGGTCGCAGCCGTGGCTTCGGCTTCGTCACGTTTGCCGACTCGAGCGCCGCGCAGAACGCGGTGCAGGAGATGAACGGCGTCGAGCTCGACGGCCGTTCGATCAACGTCGACATCGCGCAGGAGCGCGGTGGCGGTGGTGGTGGCGGCGGTCGTCGCGGTGGCGGCGGCGGCGGCGGCGGTCGCTGGTAG
- a CDS encoding AMP-binding protein — protein MSFVDTFFANLKKNPSRPFVTEVHGARLERTHGGRLAELIAHARGALRAHDIAPGDRVVLLAPNSAKWVAADIAMLAEGAIVVPMYARQAKDELVLMMKDAGASLVVCADEALEQGVKAEWAEAPTVTFDQLFSGDAVSEAPKPRADEDVVTIIYTSGTSGEPKGVMTTAGNVRFMLDTIDRRLTELMGRPGGRDRVFHYLPFCFAGSRFVLWSNLYRENGVMVSTDLSNLPEELKTAQPEWFLNVPALLERVKEGVEKKIAGQGLPVRKLYDAAIEAWRDARKDRATLPQRLLLAAARRTIFAKIKAQIGEELSCLICGSAPLAEETQAWFELLGLPVYQVYGLTETTAIVSMDRPRAAAPGKVGYAIDGVEMKLGDGSELLVRGPNIFSGYWGKDEATEDAFQGGWFRTGDQGRIDTDGRLVIVGRVKNILVPESGHNVAPEPIEQRLLEGVPGVTQAVVIGHGRPYLTAILTGDTPREEAAKAIDAINEGLPHYRRIRSFHLSPEPFSIENGLLTANSKLRRKAIEAHYADAIERLYA, from the coding sequence ATGAGCTTCGTCGACACGTTCTTCGCGAACCTGAAGAAGAACCCCAGCCGCCCCTTCGTCACCGAGGTGCACGGCGCGCGCCTCGAGCGCACGCACGGCGGCCGCCTCGCCGAGCTGATCGCGCACGCCCGCGGCGCGCTCCGCGCGCACGACATCGCGCCGGGCGACCGCGTGGTGCTCCTCGCGCCCAACTCCGCCAAGTGGGTCGCGGCCGACATCGCGATGCTCGCCGAGGGCGCCATCGTGGTGCCGATGTACGCGCGCCAGGCGAAGGACGAGCTCGTCCTGATGATGAAGGACGCCGGCGCGTCGCTGGTCGTGTGCGCGGACGAGGCGCTCGAGCAGGGCGTGAAGGCGGAGTGGGCCGAGGCGCCCACCGTCACCTTCGACCAGCTCTTCTCGGGCGACGCGGTGAGCGAGGCGCCCAAGCCTCGCGCCGACGAGGACGTGGTCACGATCATCTACACCTCGGGCACCAGCGGCGAGCCCAAGGGCGTGATGACCACCGCGGGCAACGTCCGCTTCATGCTCGACACGATCGACCGGCGCCTGACCGAGCTGATGGGCCGCCCCGGCGGGCGCGACCGGGTCTTTCACTACCTGCCGTTCTGCTTCGCGGGCAGCCGCTTCGTGCTCTGGAGCAACCTCTACCGCGAGAACGGCGTGATGGTCTCGACCGACCTGAGTAACCTCCCGGAGGAGCTGAAGACGGCCCAGCCCGAGTGGTTCCTCAACGTGCCGGCCCTGCTCGAGCGCGTGAAGGAGGGGGTCGAGAAGAAGATCGCCGGCCAGGGGCTGCCGGTGCGCAAGCTCTACGACGCGGCCATCGAGGCGTGGCGTGACGCGCGCAAGGACCGCGCGACGCTCCCGCAGCGACTCTTGCTCGCCGCAGCGCGGCGCACCATCTTCGCCAAGATCAAGGCGCAGATCGGCGAGGAGCTCAGCTGCCTGATCTGCGGCTCGGCCCCGCTGGCCGAGGAGACGCAGGCCTGGTTCGAGCTGCTCGGCCTCCCCGTCTACCAGGTCTACGGCCTGACGGAGACGACGGCGATCGTGAGCATGGACCGCCCGCGCGCGGCCGCGCCCGGCAAGGTGGGCTACGCGATCGACGGCGTGGAGATGAAGCTCGGCGACGGCAGCGAGCTGCTCGTGCGCGGGCCGAACATCTTCAGCGGCTACTGGGGCAAGGACGAGGCCACCGAGGACGCGTTCCAGGGCGGCTGGTTCCGCACCGGCGACCAGGGGCGCATCGACACCGACGGCCGGCTCGTCATCGTCGGGCGGGTCAAGAACATCCTCGTCCCGGAGAGCGGCCACAACGTCGCGCCCGAGCCGATCGAGCAGCGCCTCCTCGAGGGCGTGCCCGGCGTGACCCAGGCGGTGGTGATCGGTCACGGCCGCCCCTACCTCACGGCGATCCTCACCGGCGACACGCCGCGCGAGGAGGCGGCGAAGGCCATCGACGCGATCAACGAGGGGCTGCCGCACTACCGCCGCATCCGCTCGTTCCACCTCAGCCCGGAGCCGTTCAGCATCGAGAACGGTCTGTTGACGGCGAACTCCAAGCTCCGCCGCAAGGCCATCGAGGCGCACTACGCGGACGCGATCGAGAGGCTGTACGCGTGA
- a CDS encoding polysaccharide pyruvyl transferase family protein — protein MRLIGRAAKGALDLAKDSLDPDRMVQLGMSGLIEAARTRHEADPMLSWRPGEPLKLLLAGYVGTRNTGADVRVEEMVRQFRHLFGDEHLELSICTIDPALTKGYFRTVRQLHIPQIFHKFLYDTVREQHGVIACEGSMFKSKFANALSTMMVGALGLAEAEEKIAVGYGGEAGAMDESLKRLVEKHCQGSLVITRNEESTQVLDRLGVPTRLGTDTAWTFEAAPAERAERLLKRAGWDGEAPVVALCPINPFWWPVKPEPLKAAWNELSGTYEDAHYKSVYFHKHGADVDRAFDQYLRGLAGALQDYRRENDCFPILVGMEQLDRRAAERMNDMLPAPLPLFVSDEHEMYEMVAILRRCSMVVSSRYHALVCSMPGLVPSVGVTMDERIRNLMADRGQPELALEVDDPELDQKLFAAMQKVDAERDAVKDGIGRCVVDNLERMGRMGAILVDHVRRFHPEFPFAEGLGEAGDPWAHLPPLGPTAAALVERYRA, from the coding sequence ATGCGACTGATCGGGAGGGCCGCCAAGGGCGCCCTCGACCTCGCCAAGGACAGCCTCGACCCGGACCGCATGGTCCAGCTCGGGATGAGCGGCCTCATCGAGGCGGCCCGGACGCGCCACGAGGCGGATCCGATGCTCTCGTGGCGGCCGGGCGAGCCCTTGAAGCTCCTGCTCGCGGGCTACGTCGGCACCCGCAACACGGGCGCCGACGTGCGGGTCGAGGAGATGGTGCGCCAGTTCCGGCACCTCTTCGGCGACGAGCACCTCGAGCTGTCGATCTGCACCATCGATCCGGCGCTGACCAAGGGCTACTTCCGCACCGTCCGTCAGCTCCACATCCCGCAGATCTTCCACAAGTTCCTCTACGACACGGTGCGCGAGCAGCACGGCGTGATCGCGTGCGAGGGCTCGATGTTCAAGAGCAAGTTCGCCAACGCGCTCTCGACCATGATGGTCGGCGCGCTGGGGCTCGCCGAGGCCGAGGAGAAGATCGCGGTCGGCTACGGCGGCGAGGCGGGCGCGATGGACGAGTCGCTCAAGCGCCTCGTGGAGAAGCACTGCCAGGGCTCGCTCGTCATCACGCGGAACGAGGAGTCGACGCAGGTGCTCGACCGGCTCGGCGTGCCGACGCGGCTCGGGACCGACACCGCCTGGACGTTCGAGGCCGCGCCCGCCGAGCGCGCGGAGCGGCTCCTGAAGCGCGCGGGCTGGGACGGCGAGGCGCCGGTCGTCGCGCTCTGTCCGATCAACCCCTTCTGGTGGCCGGTGAAGCCGGAGCCGCTGAAGGCGGCCTGGAACGAGCTGAGCGGCACCTACGAGGACGCGCACTACAAGAGCGTCTACTTCCACAAGCACGGCGCCGACGTGGACCGCGCGTTCGACCAGTACCTCCGCGGCCTGGCCGGCGCGCTGCAGGACTACCGCCGCGAGAACGACTGCTTCCCGATCCTGGTCGGCATGGAGCAGCTCGATCGACGCGCGGCCGAGCGCATGAACGACATGCTGCCCGCGCCGCTGCCGCTCTTCGTCAGCGACGAGCACGAGATGTACGAGATGGTCGCCATCCTGCGTCGCTGCTCGATGGTGGTCTCGTCGCGCTACCACGCGCTCGTCTGCTCGATGCCCGGGCTCGTGCCGAGCGTGGGCGTGACGATGGACGAGCGCATCCGCAACCTGATGGCCGACCGCGGCCAGCCGGAGCTCGCGCTCGAGGTCGACGACCCCGAGCTCGATCAGAAGCTCTTCGCCGCGATGCAGAAGGTCGACGCCGAGCGCGACGCGGTGAAGGACGGCATCGGCCGCTGCGTCGTGGACAACCTCGAGCGCATGGGCCGCATGGGCGCGATTCTGGTCGACCACGTCCGACGCTTCCATCCCGAGTTCCCCTTCGCCGAGGGCCTCGGCGAGGCCGGCGACCCGTGGGCGCACCTGCCTCCGCTCGGGCCGACCGCCGCCGCCCTCGTCGAGCGCTACCGCGCCTGA
- a CDS encoding enoyl-CoA hydratase/isomerase family protein: MNWTGARLSTQHVDGVLEVALHADPLNEIGLDMLAELERVAAMIRDGADGARAVLFHSENAKGFSAGANLWELHQGLSSADEGMGALRDHASRLFDSPRRATRAGASALKGALRGDYGLDPLRAAKVWGVRAFLDRIHAVFDTFDTAPIPVIAAVHGVCFGGGFELALTADVIVADKTARFAFPELRLGLVPGFGGVPRLERDLGNALVRELLLSGRSLGAPRAHEVGLVAQLVAPGKALDVARKLAKQTQKFDAATVAAAKPFLKPFPARRLAEEKALFCRLLTSPAVMEALDAFVHSKDAMPYLPRARAPRTQASPAS, from the coding sequence GTGAACTGGACGGGCGCCCGCCTGAGCACGCAGCACGTCGACGGCGTGCTGGAGGTCGCGCTGCACGCGGACCCGCTCAACGAGATCGGGCTCGACATGCTGGCCGAGCTCGAGCGCGTGGCGGCGATGATCCGCGACGGCGCCGACGGCGCGCGCGCGGTGCTCTTCCACAGCGAGAACGCCAAGGGCTTCAGCGCGGGCGCCAACCTGTGGGAGCTCCACCAGGGGCTCTCCTCGGCCGACGAGGGCATGGGCGCGCTGCGTGACCACGCGTCGCGCCTCTTCGACTCGCCCCGCCGTGCCACCCGCGCGGGCGCCTCCGCGCTGAAGGGCGCGCTGCGCGGCGACTACGGCCTCGACCCGCTCCGCGCGGCGAAGGTCTGGGGCGTGCGCGCCTTCCTCGATCGCATCCACGCCGTCTTCGACACCTTCGACACCGCGCCCATCCCGGTCATCGCGGCGGTGCACGGCGTGTGCTTCGGCGGCGGCTTCGAGCTCGCGCTCACCGCGGACGTGATCGTGGCCGACAAGACGGCGCGCTTCGCGTTCCCGGAGCTGCGGCTCGGCCTCGTGCCGGGCTTCGGCGGCGTCCCGCGCCTCGAGCGCGACCTCGGAAACGCGCTCGTCCGGGAGCTGCTGCTGAGCGGCCGCAGCCTCGGCGCCCCCCGCGCGCACGAGGTCGGGCTGGTCGCGCAGCTCGTCGCGCCCGGCAAGGCGCTCGACGTGGCGCGCAAGCTCGCCAAGCAGACCCAGAAGTTCGACGCCGCGACCGTCGCGGCGGCCAAGCCGTTCCTCAAGCCCTTCCCCGCGCGGCGCCTCGCCGAGGAGAAGGCTCTGTTCTGCCGGCTTCTGACGTCCCCGGCCGTGATGGAGGCGCTCGACGCCTTCGTGCACTCGAAGGACGCGATGCCCTACCTGCCGCGCGCGCGCGCCCCCCGAACCCAAGCGAGCCCCGCATCATGA